In the genome of Bosea sp. BIWAKO-01, the window AGGAAGGTTGCGGGCCGCAGCAAGGGCAGCGTGATCTTCCAGAACTGGCGAGAGGGTGACGCGCCATCCATGGTCGCGGCTTCGTAGTAGAGCGTCGGGATCGATTGCAGCGCGGCGAGATAGACCACCATGCAGAAGCCGACCCTGACCCAGAAGGTTGCCAGCACCAGCGACGGCAGCGCCCAGGCCGGCGAGGACAGCCAGGGAATCCGGTCGCCGCCCAGGCGCACGATCAGCGAGTTGATGACGCCGTAATGCTCGTTGAACATCCAGGCGGCGATGATGCCGGTGGCAACCGCTGAAACCACGACCGGAAGGAAGTAGACGCTGCGCAGGAAGACCCGCCCCGGCATCCGTCGGTTCAGCGCGACTGCAAGCAGCAGGCCGCCTGCCATGGTGGTGGGCACCGAAGCCAGGGCATAGACCGCAGTATTCAACAGCGCATGCCAGAACTGCGTGTCGGCCACCAGCCTGCGGTAATTGGCCAGACCGGCATAGGTGACGTCGCCGATCAGGCTCCAGTCATGGAAGCTGATGTAGAAGGCGTAGAGCAGCGGAAAGAAGCTGAAGGCGCTGAACAGAAGCAGATTGGGCGTGATCAGGAGATAGGGCAGCATCCAGGGACGCCGAAAGGAGCGGCGCGTACGCGCCGCGGTGGCGGGGCGTACGGAGTTGGCCATGACTGCGCTGTTGGACATGGATCACCTCGCAGACGGGAAGGAAGGCGACACGGGCGTCACCCCTTGAGGACGCTACGGATGGTGCCCTCGATGTTCTCGGCCGTGTCCTTTGGCGACTGGCCCGAGGTGAAGGCGAGGTCGAGCTGCTCGCCGAGCTTCGTATTGATGCGGCTGAAATCCGGCAGCGTCACCGTCGCGGCCAGATGGTCCGGGATCGTCCGCGACTGCTCGACGAAGACCTGCATCGCGTCGGGCCGGAGCGGGTACTCCAGCTTCGTGTCCATGAGGCTGCGCCGAACCGGCAGGAAGCCGGCGGCGATGCAGAAATCGCGCATATTGGCCTCGTTGGTGGCATAGCGCAGGAAATCGATGGCGACATCGCGGTTCTTGCTGTCGCGCGTCACGGCGAGGCAGTTGCCACCGAGATCGGAGGCCATGCTCACGCTGCGCGGCATATAGGTCACCTGCCACTCCGCCTGTTTCATCGCTTCCTGCAGGAACGGAATCTGCCAGTCGCCATGCACCAGCATGCCGATCGTGCCGTTGGCGAAGAGGTTCTGCGTCTGCTCGTTGGTCTTGATCGAGGTCGTGGGCGGCACGAGCTTGTCGGTGAACCAGGATTGCGCCCATGCGATCGCCTCAAGGCCCTCCTTCGACGAGAGCCGCGGCTGGAGCAGCTGCTCGTCGAGCAGTTGGCCGCCATTCTGGTAGAGGAAAGGCAGAAAGCGATAGGCGGCGGTGTTCTGCCAGGCGCAGGCGAAGCCGAAAGGCGCTCCGGCCTTGTCCTTCAGCGTCCGGGCGATCCGGATGAACTCCTCCCAGCGCCAGCTGTCCTCGAGCCGCCGCGGCAGCTCGATCCCGGCCCGCCGGAACATCTCCATGTTGCAATAGACCGCGAGCGTGTCGGTGTGGTGGGGAATGGCGAAAGCCTTGTCCCGATAGGTGACGGCCTTCCACAACGCGGGGGCGAACTGCGCGGCCAGTCCGCCGTCGAGATGCCCGCTCAGATCGACGATGGCGCCCGCCTTCGCATAGCGGCCGACCTGCTGGTACTGGATGCGGACCAGATCGGGCGCCTGCCGGCCGGCGAGGCGCGTATCGACCTGCTGATAGAGCTGGCCTGACGATCCGCTGAGTTCCAGCCGGATCGAGACATGGGGGTTTTGCGCGGTGTAGCCGGCGATCAGCCGCCGGAAAGCGTCCTCCTCCGCCCGGTTGCCCCAGACCGCGAAATTGAGGCTCACCGGCGCCTGGGCCCGCACGGCCCTCCCCGATGCGACCGAGAGGGCGAGCCCGGCGCCCAGAATATGCCGCCGGGAGAAAGCCGTGCCTGTTCCGTTGACGTTCGTCATTCCTGTTCCCTTCCCTGGATCATCACCGCTTTTCGCGGTTTGGTTTCGTTGTTGGTGGTCGCGGGCTCTATGCTGGCAGGCCACCATCCTTCAGGCCGCCGCAGGATTCCCGGACCACGAGCTGGACCGGAAGCTGCGTGTACCGAACGGGGCTTTCCCCGCCCTCGAGTTGGTCGATCAGGCTCGTCGCCGCCTGCTGGCCGAGCTCGAGCCGGCGATGCTCCACCGTCGTCAGCGCCGGAACGGTGAAAGCCGCAAGCGCGATGCCGTCGAAGCCGACGACGGCCATGTCCTCGGGCACGCGCAGGCCGTGACGGCGCAAGCCGTGCAGCACACCAATCGCCATCTGGTCGTTGAACACGAAAAGCGCCTCCGGCCGCGGCTGCGGCAAGGCGAGCAGCAGCTCCACCGCCTTCACGCCGCCTTCCGGAGAGTTTGCGACTTCGATTTCCCACTCCGGACGCACCGGCAAGCCGGCTTCCAGGAGGGCCCGACGATAGCCATGCACACGCTCTCGCTCGCGCAACGGATGCCGCTGCTGACCCGAGACATGGCCGATCCGCCGATAGCCGC includes:
- a CDS encoding carbohydrate ABC transporter permease, which translates into the protein MSNSAVMANSVRPATAARTRRSFRRPWMLPYLLITPNLLLFSAFSFFPLLYAFYISFHDWSLIGDVTYAGLANYRRLVADTQFWHALLNTAVYALASVPTTMAGGLLLAVALNRRMPGRVFLRSVYFLPVVVSAVATGIIAAWMFNEHYGVINSLIVRLGGDRIPWLSSPAWALPSLVLATFWVRVGFCMVVYLAALQSIPTLYYEAATMDGASPSRQFWKITLPLLRPATFLLLILNVIHSFQVFDLIYVMTGGGPGFSTTMLVQYIYQSAFMTSEMGYASAIGVVLYVIVLGFTIIQWRVSRQSENVL
- a CDS encoding sugar ABC transporter substrate-binding protein → MTNVNGTGTAFSRRHILGAGLALSVASGRAVRAQAPVSLNFAVWGNRAEEDAFRRLIAGYTAQNPHVSIRLELSGSSGQLYQQVDTRLAGRQAPDLVRIQYQQVGRYAKAGAIVDLSGHLDGGLAAQFAPALWKAVTYRDKAFAIPHHTDTLAVYCNMEMFRRAGIELPRRLEDSWRWEEFIRIARTLKDKAGAPFGFACAWQNTAAYRFLPFLYQNGGQLLDEQLLQPRLSSKEGLEAIAWAQSWFTDKLVPPTTSIKTNEQTQNLFANGTIGMLVHGDWQIPFLQEAMKQAEWQVTYMPRSVSMASDLGGNCLAVTRDSKNRDVAIDFLRYATNEANMRDFCIAAGFLPVRRSLMDTKLEYPLRPDAMQVFVEQSRTIPDHLAATVTLPDFSRINTKLGEQLDLAFTSGQSPKDTAENIEGTIRSVLKG